A window of the Trueperaceae bacterium genome harbors these coding sequences:
- a CDS encoding Mrp/NBP35 family ATP-binding protein, whose product MSTPLEDRVLEALKSVHDPELHQDLVSLGMVEKVSAQDGRVSLKINLTTPACPMKGKIEADVRRAVEPLEGVAAVELTFGSQVRGSEQEALPGVRNIVAVGSGKGGVGKSTVAANLAASLVLEGASVGLLDADIYGPSQARMFGVEGKRLMADDEKNIIPLRNHGVKLISIANLVEDGQALTWRGPILHGTLTQMLKQTVWGDLDYLVVDLPPGTGDVQLSLAQLVTVSGAVLVTTPQDVALMDVRRAYTMLRKTHVPVLGVVENMSYYQLPDGTRDPIFGEGGAAAFAEKEKLALLGQIPITRALRESGDGGMPLVMSQPDNPSALELRRAARAMAGRLSVQSMMSLPVV is encoded by the coding sequence ATGAGTACCCCCTTGGAAGATCGAGTTCTCGAGGCGCTCAAGAGCGTCCACGATCCGGAGCTCCACCAGGATCTGGTCAGCCTGGGGATGGTCGAGAAAGTTTCGGCACAGGACGGCCGCGTCTCGCTGAAGATAAACCTGACCACTCCTGCGTGTCCCATGAAGGGCAAGATCGAGGCCGATGTGCGTCGCGCTGTCGAACCGCTCGAGGGTGTCGCGGCGGTGGAGCTCACCTTCGGCTCGCAGGTGCGGGGTAGCGAGCAGGAGGCGTTGCCTGGCGTGCGCAACATCGTCGCGGTCGGTTCCGGCAAAGGCGGCGTGGGCAAGTCGACCGTCGCCGCCAACCTGGCCGCCTCGCTGGTGCTCGAGGGTGCGTCCGTGGGCCTGCTCGACGCAGACATCTACGGCCCCAGCCAGGCGCGGATGTTCGGCGTCGAAGGCAAGCGACTGATGGCCGACGACGAGAAGAACATCATCCCGCTACGCAACCACGGGGTGAAGCTGATCTCCATCGCCAACCTCGTCGAGGATGGCCAGGCGCTCACCTGGCGCGGACCTATCCTCCACGGCACCCTCACCCAGATGCTCAAGCAGACGGTCTGGGGGGACCTCGACTACCTGGTCGTCGACCTGCCGCCCGGCACCGGCGACGTGCAGCTCTCGCTGGCGCAACTGGTGACGGTTAGCGGCGCCGTTCTCGTGACTACGCCGCAGGATGTGGCTTTGATGGACGTCCGCCGCGCCTACACGATGCTGCGCAAGACCCACGTGCCGGTTCTCGGCGTGGTCGAGAACATGAGCTACTACCAGCTTCCCGACGGAACCCGCGACCCGATCTTCGGCGAGGGCGGGGCCGCGGCCTTCGCGGAGAAGGAGAAGCTCGCGCTTCTGGGCCAGATACCGATCACCAGAGCGCTCCGCGAGTCGGGCGACGGCGGCATGCCGCTGGTGATGAGCCAGCCCGACAACCCCAGCGCGCTCGAGCTGCGACGCGCCGCCAGGGCGATGGCCGGACGGCTGAGCGTGCAATCGATGATGAGTCTGCCTGTGGTCTAG
- the pth gene encoding aminoacyl-tRNA hydrolase, with product MKLIAGLGNPGIRYGNTRHNMGYLVVDELARRHDLRFRKGRLGDSCRLGQVTLFKPSTYMNSSGTAVQSALTSVGAQPGELLVVHDDLDMPLGRLRFKRGGGAGGQRGVQDVIALVGPEFWRLKLGISRPPTGWKTENWVLSRFRPEEAELLSRVVIAAATALDQALEQGIESAMNDTNGLDLALESQ from the coding sequence TTGAAGCTGATAGCCGGACTGGGCAACCCGGGCATCCGCTACGGGAACACCCGTCACAACATGGGCTACCTCGTCGTCGACGAGCTCGCCCGACGTCACGACCTCCGCTTCCGCAAGGGACGCCTGGGGGACTCGTGCCGACTCGGTCAGGTCACCCTCTTCAAACCGTCGACCTACATGAACTCTTCCGGCACGGCGGTTCAGAGCGCCCTGACCTCGGTTGGAGCGCAACCGGGCGAGCTGTTGGTGGTCCACGACGATCTCGACATGCCGTTGGGCAGGCTCAGGTTCAAACGCGGAGGGGGCGCCGGCGGTCAGAGGGGCGTCCAGGACGTAATAGCCCTGGTCGGACCGGAGTTCTGGCGACTGAAACTGGGTATCTCGCGGCCCCCTACGGGTTGGAAGACCGAGAACTGGGTGCTGAGCCGCTTCCGCCCCGAGGAGGCCGAGCTACTGAGCCGGGTCGTAATCGCCGCTGCCACCGCCCTCGACCAGGCCCTCGAACAGGGTATCGAGTCTGCCATGAACGACACCAACGGACTCGATCTCGCGCTGGAGAGCCAGTAG
- a CDS encoding valine--tRNA ligase, producing MAGNADTAMKRELASRYDPTAVEDKWVRYWAQEPFTADPHSDREPFTIVIPPPNVTGNLHLGHAFDNAIIDTLIRFKRMQGYEALFQPGTDHAGISTQVQVEKALRAEGTSRQELGRDEFVERVWRWKQTYGDIIIRQLQRLGISADWTRTRFTMDEGLSKAVRKQFVELYHQGLVYRGERIVNWDPVSQTTLSDLEVDREDRPGKLYTLAYQFEGEGQILIATVRPETIFADQAVAVHPDDDRYRPLVGMKVRIPLTDRWVPIIADEAVEMEFGTGALKITPAHDPTDFEIGERHGLARPSVIDLDARLSGDLVPEQFRGLDRFEAREAVVDALRLEQTLVEERDYTIPIGLSERTKEPVEPILSTQWFFRMGEVAPEVLEGLDRGEMRLHPERYEKVNRDWLGNLRDWNISRQLWWGHQIPAWYDEEENVYVPSRDDPYTDPPDLPENAGKSLTQDPDVFDTWFSSNLWPFSTLGWPDVEDPFYRKFYPTSVLVTGYDILFFWVTKMQLAGYHFTGEAPFRHIMLHGLVLDAEGQKMSKSKGNGIDPLDVIEQYGADALRFATTRASTGGQDIRWDERRVEMGRNFNNKLWNATRFALMNLAGAEDPGPPQRLADRWILSRLQRATEEMTRHLEAFDLGLANRAAYEFVWSEFCDWYLEASKPALKEGDARSRWTLRHALEALLRLLHPLVPFITSELWETLGHDEQIALASWPQANEELRDEDAERDFGLLQEAVGAVRNLRSEANLQPAQVVPIHATGEGASVLAANREVFESVARAELLTEPASGAALVQPLASLEIQMPLAGLVDVEEWRARQEKRLADLEGQVSKSQRKLGNPGFVEKAPADVVEEERRRLAEAQNVIDGLRRSLERLG from the coding sequence ATGGCTGGGAACGCCGACACGGCGATGAAGCGAGAGTTGGCTAGTCGTTACGACCCGACCGCGGTCGAGGACAAGTGGGTCAGGTACTGGGCCCAGGAGCCCTTCACCGCTGATCCCCATAGCGACCGGGAACCGTTCACCATCGTCATCCCGCCTCCCAACGTGACAGGCAACCTCCACCTGGGCCACGCCTTCGACAACGCCATCATCGACACCCTCATCCGCTTCAAGCGGATGCAGGGCTACGAGGCGCTCTTCCAGCCGGGCACCGACCATGCCGGGATCAGCACCCAGGTGCAGGTGGAGAAGGCGTTGCGCGCCGAGGGAACGAGTCGGCAGGAGCTGGGCCGCGACGAGTTCGTCGAGCGTGTCTGGCGGTGGAAGCAAACCTATGGCGACATCATCATCCGGCAGCTGCAGCGCCTGGGCATCTCTGCCGACTGGACCCGTACCCGCTTCACGATGGACGAAGGTCTCTCGAAAGCGGTGCGCAAGCAGTTCGTCGAGCTCTATCACCAGGGGCTCGTCTACCGGGGAGAGCGGATCGTCAACTGGGACCCGGTGAGCCAGACTACCCTGAGCGATCTGGAGGTGGACCGGGAGGACCGCCCGGGCAAGCTCTACACCCTGGCCTACCAGTTCGAAGGCGAGGGGCAGATACTCATCGCCACGGTGCGGCCCGAGACCATCTTCGCCGACCAGGCGGTCGCGGTACATCCGGACGACGACCGCTACCGCCCGCTCGTGGGCATGAAGGTCAGGATTCCGCTCACCGACCGGTGGGTCCCGATCATCGCCGATGAGGCGGTCGAGATGGAGTTCGGCACCGGGGCCCTGAAGATCACGCCCGCTCACGACCCGACCGACTTCGAGATAGGGGAGAGGCATGGCCTCGCCCGGCCCAGTGTGATCGACCTCGACGCCAGACTGAGCGGCGACCTGGTTCCCGAGCAGTTCCGGGGCCTCGACCGCTTCGAAGCGCGGGAAGCGGTGGTAGATGCGCTGAGGCTCGAGCAGACCCTCGTCGAGGAGCGTGATTACACCATCCCCATCGGCCTCTCAGAACGGACCAAGGAGCCGGTCGAGCCGATCCTCAGCACCCAGTGGTTCTTCCGGATGGGCGAGGTCGCGCCCGAGGTGCTCGAGGGGCTCGACCGGGGCGAGATGCGGCTCCATCCCGAGCGCTACGAGAAGGTCAACCGGGATTGGCTGGGGAACTTGCGCGACTGGAACATCTCGCGGCAACTCTGGTGGGGGCACCAGATCCCGGCCTGGTACGACGAGGAGGAGAACGTCTACGTCCCCAGCCGCGACGACCCCTACACCGACCCGCCCGACCTGCCCGAGAACGCGGGCAAGTCGCTCACCCAGGATCCCGACGTCTTCGACACCTGGTTCTCCTCGAACCTCTGGCCCTTCTCCACGCTCGGCTGGCCCGACGTGGAAGACCCCTTCTACCGCAAGTTCTACCCGACCTCGGTACTGGTGACCGGCTACGACATCCTCTTCTTCTGGGTCACCAAGATGCAGCTGGCCGGTTACCACTTCACCGGCGAGGCACCTTTCCGCCACATCATGCTGCACGGTCTGGTGCTGGACGCCGAGGGGCAGAAGATGTCGAAGTCGAAGGGGAACGGCATCGATCCACTCGATGTGATCGAGCAGTACGGCGCCGATGCTCTTCGCTTCGCCACCACCCGCGCCTCCACCGGCGGCCAGGACATCAGGTGGGACGAGCGCCGTGTGGAGATGGGCCGCAACTTCAACAACAAGCTGTGGAACGCTACCCGATTCGCCCTCATGAACCTGGCGGGGGCAGAGGACCCCGGTCCCCCGCAGCGGCTGGCCGATCGCTGGATCCTGAGCCGGCTGCAGAGGGCGACCGAGGAGATGACCAGGCACCTGGAGGCATTCGACCTCGGTCTGGCGAACCGCGCCGCCTACGAGTTCGTTTGGTCCGAGTTCTGCGACTGGTATCTCGAGGCGAGCAAGCCGGCACTGAAGGAAGGCGACGCTCGCAGCCGCTGGACGCTGCGCCACGCGCTGGAAGCACTGCTGCGGCTCCTGCACCCGCTCGTCCCGTTCATCACCAGCGAATTGTGGGAGACTCTGGGCCACGACGAACAGATAGCCCTGGCGAGCTGGCCGCAGGCGAACGAAGAGTTACGGGACGAGGACGCCGAACGCGACTTCGGGCTGCTCCAGGAGGCGGTCGGAGCGGTTCGCAACCTACGCAGCGAGGCCAATCTGCAGCCGGCTCAGGTGGTGCCGATCCACGCCACGGGCGAGGGCGCGTCGGTGCTCGCGGCGAACCGCGAAGTATTCGAGAGCGTCGCTCGAGCAGAGCTCCTGACCGAGCCGGCGTCCGGCGCCGCTCTCGTGCAGCCCCTGGCGAGCTTGGAGATCCAGATGCCGCTGGCGGGTCTCGTCGACGTGGAGGAGTGGCGGGCGCGTCAGGAGAAACGCCTCGCTGACCTCGAGGGCCAGGTATCGAAGAGCCAGCGGAAGCTGGGCAACCCGGGCTTCGTCGAGAAGGCACCCGCCGACGTCGTCGAGGAGGAGCGGCGCAGACTGGCCGAAGCGCAGAACGTGATCGATGGTCTGCGCCGCAGTCTCGAGCGCCTGGGCTAG
- a CDS encoding substrate-binding domain-containing protein — protein MGAVGRIGAALLAFYSLAYVSAQDLRVGGSSTLYPASAEFAAQLSEALPAGHIEASFAGTGGGFELFCKGAIEIVGASRLATDDEERACRENGVEYLVFPVALDAVVLVVPEDNEWVECLTVAEVRRLWSGGPEQVETWSDLRSEWPDQEIAFYAPGVASGTYDYWKRKVLGSDTTMRTDYFPSEDDRRLAQLTASHPAAVSFFGRPQLELAGSGLRAVPIDNGDGCVDPDSTGSVLTRWPFLRPLFLYVAAGAAGADSEVLRPLVSFVDTFLSEAGQERLLDMGYLQLGDRLRGDSARRFATRVTGPLDADYDGQAILRQLPGGWSSRQVDLDTRLLALQREIESVGVVHGRLDTLFEGLVEGGGSGDYDPAQ, from the coding sequence ATGGGGGCGGTTGGCAGGATCGGAGCTGCGCTACTGGCGTTCTACTCGCTCGCCTACGTTAGCGCTCAGGATCTGCGGGTAGGCGGTTCTTCCACCCTCTATCCAGCTTCTGCCGAGTTCGCGGCTCAGCTGAGCGAGGCGTTGCCCGCCGGCCACATCGAAGCGAGCTTCGCGGGCACCGGAGGCGGATTCGAGCTCTTCTGCAAGGGCGCGATCGAGATCGTCGGGGCCAGCAGGCTGGCCACGGACGATGAGGAGCGGGCCTGCCGCGAGAACGGGGTCGAGTACCTGGTGTTCCCGGTGGCGCTCGACGCCGTCGTCCTGGTCGTGCCTGAAGACAACGAGTGGGTGGAGTGCCTGACCGTAGCCGAGGTGCGGCGGCTCTGGAGCGGCGGACCCGAACAGGTGGAAACGTGGTCCGACCTCAGAAGCGAATGGCCCGATCAGGAGATAGCTTTCTACGCACCCGGGGTGGCGAGCGGGACCTACGACTACTGGAAGCGAAAGGTGCTCGGCTCGGACACGACCATGAGAACCGACTACTTCCCCAGTGAGGATGACCGCAGGCTGGCGCAGCTTACCGCTTCGCACCCCGCTGCTGTTTCGTTCTTCGGCCGACCTCAGCTGGAACTGGCGGGATCGGGACTTAGGGCGGTGCCCATCGACAACGGCGACGGTTGCGTCGACCCCGACTCGACAGGGTCGGTGTTGACTCGCTGGCCTTTCCTCAGGCCGCTCTTCCTCTACGTGGCTGCAGGAGCCGCGGGAGCGGATTCGGAGGTCCTGCGGCCGCTCGTCTCGTTCGTCGACACCTTCCTTTCGGAAGCGGGTCAGGAGCGGTTGCTGGACATGGGCTACCTGCAACTGGGAGACCGGCTGCGCGGCGACTCGGCGCGGCGTTTCGCCACCAGGGTGACGGGTCCGCTGGACGCGGACTACGACGGTCAGGCGATACTCAGGCAGTTGCCCGGCGGCTGGTCGAGCCGGCAGGTCGACCTCGACACCCGACTACTGGCTCTCCAGCGCGAGATCGAGTCCGTTGGTGTCGTTCATGGCAGACTCGATACCCTGTTCGAGGGCCTGGTCGAGGGCGGTGGCAGCGGCGATTACGACCCGGCTCAGTAG
- a CDS encoding 50S ribosomal protein L25, which yields MKLSAQKRDGQDARSLRRAGQLPGIMYNKQVNVPVSMDRREFDKVFRSQGTSHVIDLDIDGKSHEVLVKAVQMHKRRREPQHVDFYAVTAGQEVDVYVHLDFVGTPVGVREGGQLDVQRREVQIRILPRHIPEKVEVDVTGLEINHSIHVADVVALLPKQATLLTDPELTVITVLPPKLVEEEETVAAEEAEAEPEVIGRDEDEEEEAEE from the coding sequence ATGAAACTCTCAGCCCAGAAACGCGACGGCCAGGACGCCCGCAGCCTGAGGCGCGCCGGCCAGCTGCCGGGCATCATGTACAACAAGCAGGTGAACGTGCCGGTGAGCATGGACCGGCGGGAGTTCGACAAGGTCTTCCGCAGCCAGGGAACCTCGCATGTGATCGACCTGGACATCGACGGGAAGAGCCACGAGGTGCTGGTCAAGGCGGTGCAGATGCACAAGCGGCGCCGCGAGCCGCAGCACGTCGACTTCTACGCCGTCACGGCCGGCCAGGAAGTCGACGTCTACGTCCACCTGGACTTCGTGGGCACGCCGGTTGGCGTCCGCGAGGGAGGCCAGTTGGACGTTCAGCGCCGCGAGGTGCAGATCCGGATCCTGCCGCGCCACATCCCTGAGAAGGTCGAGGTGGACGTGACCGGGCTCGAGATCAACCACTCGATCCACGTCGCCGACGTCGTCGCCCTGCTCCCCAAGCAAGCGACTCTGCTGACCGATCCGGAACTGACCGTGATCACCGTCCTCCCGCCCAAGCTGGTGGAAGAGGAGGAGACCGTGGCTGCCGAAGAGGCCGAAGCGGAGCCCGAAGTCATCGGCCGCGACGAGGACGAGGAAGAGGAAGCCGAGGAGTAA
- a CDS encoding ribose-phosphate pyrophosphokinase, with amino-acid sequence MIGERVKLFTGTATPDLARAVAKHLGQELSHGVVSQFPDGETRIQIEESIRGSDCYIIQSTCNPVNHNIMELLVLIDALRRASAWRINAVIPYFGYARQDKKVQAREPVTAKLVANMLETAGIDRVITVDLHAGQIQGFFDVPVDHLTALDILADHLATIGLDGHVVVSPDIGRATEARRLANTLNLPLAMLYKRRTSPTETEVTHVIGEVSGMRPILVDDMISTAGTMSRGIDALLRLGAIPEVTVAATHAVFTPPALERLSVEPIKKVCVTDTIPFVGDFDRIEVLSVAPLLAKAIRNVHEHESVSSLFRN; translated from the coding sequence GTGATAGGCGAACGCGTCAAGCTCTTCACCGGTACAGCCACGCCCGACCTGGCCAGAGCTGTTGCCAAACATCTCGGTCAGGAGTTGAGCCACGGCGTGGTGTCGCAGTTCCCCGACGGTGAGACGCGCATCCAGATCGAGGAGTCGATACGCGGTTCCGACTGCTACATCATCCAGTCGACCTGCAACCCGGTCAACCACAACATCATGGAGTTGCTGGTCCTCATCGATGCCCTCCGGCGCGCCTCTGCCTGGCGGATCAACGCGGTCATCCCCTATTTCGGCTACGCCCGTCAGGACAAGAAGGTCCAGGCCCGGGAACCGGTGACGGCGAAGCTGGTGGCCAACATGCTGGAAACGGCCGGCATCGACAGGGTGATAACGGTCGACCTGCACGCCGGCCAGATCCAGGGTTTCTTCGACGTCCCCGTCGACCACCTCACGGCGCTCGATATCCTGGCCGACCACCTGGCAACGATCGGCCTGGATGGTCATGTGGTCGTCTCTCCCGACATCGGCCGCGCTACCGAGGCGAGGCGCCTGGCCAATACTCTGAACCTGCCCCTGGCCATGCTGTACAAGCGACGCACTTCACCCACCGAGACAGAGGTGACCCACGTCATCGGCGAGGTTTCCGGGATGCGTCCCATCCTAGTCGACGACATGATCTCGACGGCCGGCACGATGAGCCGCGGCATAGACGCGCTGCTACGGTTGGGTGCGATACCCGAGGTCACGGTGGCCGCCACTCACGCGGTCTTCACGCCACCGGCGCTCGAACGGCTCTCGGTCGAACCGATAAAGAAGGTCTGCGTCACCGACACCATCCCTTTCGTCGGCGACTTCGACCGGATCGAGGTCCTCTCGGTCGCCCCGTTGCTCGCCAAGGCGATACGGAACGTGCACGAACACGAGTCGGTGAGTTCGCTCTTCAGGAACTGA